From Girardinichthys multiradiatus isolate DD_20200921_A chromosome 19, DD_fGirMul_XY1, whole genome shotgun sequence:
aaaaaatgtataagaaAGTTACAATACTATATACAGTTGAGTCGAGTACTAACTTGAAGtacctttttaaaatctgatttgCACAAAAGAAGTAAGCTGagagcattttattttaaaaagaaatcctaAGCTATTTCAGGACGTTTTAAAGTTGTTCCTTTGCATTGGGTGTAGGAAACCCTCCGTTCTCCGAGGCCCCTAACTTCGCTGACCAAACGGGCGTGTTCGAGTACTACATTAACCTGACAGACCCCGGACCTCACGCTTTCACGCTGCGACAGGTCGTGACAGAGAGGCCTATCACCTGGGCAGCAGACTCCGATCAAACCGTCAGCGTCATCGGAGACTATCTGTGGTAAGACGGCGTTCCCATCACTGCTGCTACTCCGGAGGCAGCGCAGCTGGAAAATTAACCCACTGATGTTTGTATGACAGGCAGAACGTGACGGTCACCTGCGACGTATTCATGGAGAACGTAAAGAGCGGCGGTGTGTTCGTGGCAGTCAGGGTGGATAAAGGGGGCCAGTCAATACGCAGCGCTAAAGGAGTCTTCTTCTGGGTGTTTGCCAATGGATTGTACAGGGTTACCAATGATCTGGGTCAGTGTGATCCCTTGTCGGTGCAGAACAGACTGCAAAACAAAGTCTGGaattcaaacatttttgattCTGCCTTTGGTTAACAGCTGGACAGACGGTGCTGGCAGAGGGAGCATCGGGAACCGGAGTATTTGGTTGGTACAACTTATCCCTCTCTGTAAAGGTGAGAAAATACTTTAATTTGTGATGGGATCTTAATGTAACAGAAAGTTTTTCGAGGAAAAACTGATACCAGAGGGCTGAATGTTTCCttgttgacttttttttctccctgctGCAGGGTCAGAGCGCCTCAGGGATCCTGGATGGACGGCAGCTATGGAAGATTGCAGAGGTTTCTGCACCAAAAAATGGATGGGCAGCAATTGGAACGCAGTCGTTTGAACTGGCGCAGTTTGATAACTTTGCTGTGTTGGCAGAGTAAAGATGGATCAGGGAAAttgtttaacattaaaaagCTTTGGAACCTCAATTTATTTTGCACAAATCAAGAGAACAGATGCGACATGATGATGGAAAGTGCACTGGAGCTCTGACCATTGCTTCATTGTTAACTTTgcactgtttttgtttcttactgattttgtttttttttatttaatgttgaaGACTAAATGTTTCACCTTCCAGGGAACACATAAAGACTCAAGGAGCTGTTAAGGGAACATGTTGAATTAACTGTATTACCATGAATTATAAATCAGAAAATTAATGTGATTAATCTATTTTGTCCAGGTGGATAAATTCTTCTGGTTTCGCTGTGTTTGAagacctttttttgttttcctgaatttgtttttgtaaatattttcatgAAAAGATGGATGATTAAAAAGAATCCATATTTCTAACATTTAATTTGACTTTTACTTCCATTCAAGCTACATAACTGGAGATATTTCATATTCTTTTCTCCTCAGCTTCATTTGTTAAAATCCACCAATTCTTGCATGGACACCCCTGGGAACAATGCAGTTGTTTCCGTATATTTACACGAACTTTACATGAAGTCTCAGTTTTGCCCCATAAAATCTAAGGTGGCATTTGTGTGTGTACAGGGAATATAAAAGAAATCTTgataaaatgtctgtttttgttatCTAAATATATTGACATATAGATTTTCCGTCACACTCCTGTGTGTGTGCACCTGAACTGTAATTCTCACTgtcattcaaattcagtttaattcaaaaatgctttattaatcccaaagggaaattagatGTTGTAACTCATATTATAATGAAATTTAAAATGCTTCGCATTTCTGTTAGACACCATCAGAACTGATTTTTGGAACTGGTTATGATTTCATCCTATTTAATATAACTCCAGCTCTGTGTAATTAAAAAAGTAACCCCAGAAATGTCGTTTCTTCCCATCATAATGATACATCGTGTACAACACTGCAGTCATGTGTTCATGTGACTCATATACCAAATACGGGTTGGtgagaaaaatctgaatatatatTTAGACTGCATCCTTTAACCAATAAGACGGTACCAACATCTTTTTAAACATATGGCTGAGGAGGTCCCAACTTTTGCCAATGTAGTAGTACTTCATGAGATGGCAGGACTTATTTAAAGCCTGAGAGCCACTGTTCTAACGGGAGAAACAACCCCTAGTCCAATTGAAACTATTTTTATGACTTGTCAGGATTTAGAGTTGTGTCGTTGCCAAGGTAACAGTCCACCTTCAACTGCTGCGATAAAGAAACATGTCGGAGCCGCAGCAGGAGAAGCGCAAATCGACCCCTAAACGGATCTTCCTCAACCGCGTAGACTCCTACTCCTCCAGGAACATCGCCAAGGTATCACCGAACTGCAACACCGCTTGGTTTCATTCTCCTCTCTTCGTTTTATATTTACAGAGACTGCAGGCTGCTTACATTCGTTGCTTTGTAGAAAGGACTCGTCCGCGTCTCCGCCATATTGTGAGTGGCAAGTTCGCATTGGAAAACGTGTTTTTCTTCTAAATAAAGCGCGTTTACCTTAAGCtaattttgaataattttgtCAAATACAATTGCTTATTCTAGATTTGGTATAAagaccaaaattaaaatgtGCAAGACAGAGCCACCACAATTAAGCACAATGTCTTTATAATgcacttaaatgtattttacctACATCACAACAGAGGTAGGTAGAGTAGCCAAAGGTTTTACCACTGTGAGAAGAAGTAGCGTTACTTAAAAATATTACTCAAGTAGAAGTATAAATTAGTCATTAAAAAGGTACTTGGTAAACAGGAGAACTGAGTTTGACTAGTGtcttattttataaatgtattcaggaagataaaaaatctaaaataattagCAAATTCCGTTATTTTCAAATAACTGGATAAAAATAGTAATACATAAATCACGTCGttacaaaataacaaactaaagaaaaaaacaggaatcTACTGTATATTAAAAgaagaaggattcttcaaataaagaacattatgaagaaccctgagcatcctcttcgtGAGATTTTCGTACAGCAACTGTCTTCAGTCCgaagcttcttcagatctgctgtaagacagaccattacaggagatccttcctgccctcagcatctacaacggctttTTTAAGAAAGCTGTATAATGTGAGCTacgacaacatttaatttccctttgggattaataaagtaattTTGATGTGAATGAATTGCCCTCCAGATGCCACTGGATGCTTTGCAGACATGTATAGCAGAACAAGGCAACCTATGTACATAAAAGtctaaaataaactgtgtttatgaGTGACCAGACCTCGGTGGTACATTAGCCAGGTAAGAGTACAGatagttaaaaaataatattacttAAGTAAAGTAAAGAGTGCAGTGTAGTATTACTCTATTTATACTCAAAAATGTATTCAAGCAAATCCAACAGAATAAATGTAACTCATTACTACCAAGCTCTGCAACAGATAATATACAAAAGCAGTTTATTCcagttttagtttaatttaccATTATGActtacattaaaatgtgttcaagTTGGTCATTTTggtccaaaatattatttatcaaAGGATGGGTGTGaaatactgtttattttttagatgtCATTAATCTTATTAAtattacaaataatttattgtCAAAATAATTTATGTCATCCATACGTTTTACTTGACCATTGTTGAAGatcctctttaaagaggccttctgcgtgttcgtttattcaccataacctggaggaattacacacatttagaataaatcacacggagacagctgtattaaaaatacctggaccagggaagctctctgtgatctgaccacacaccgagacgacttcggagcttctcactgggctcattgcttttattaaaacacacatgaaaatgggcagcgccctgtttacagttttttctcacatatagTCACGTATACACTttttcctgcctaccatataaggacatgttcctgtctcccagcacctgcactcgtatctactgatataagaagGGAGTGCTTGGTCCGTTAATCTTTTCACATCCTTCTCCCACCCCTACAGTTCTTcactatttttctgcttcaccacactcaaggccaaatTTGTGCAATACAATTCTGCAGACCACTAACAcaggttttacattttatttcccacactggttatgaacataataataataatgcacacacataatatatctccacaccaTCAAAACCATTCAGGATCCAAGGTGCCTCTCAATGGTTCACTGGGTGataggcagggtacaccctggacgggtccacagtccatcacagggacaGTAGAACATGAGAGACAACAATGACTTCACACTCTGACATCTGAGGGCAATGTAGAGTGGCCAGTTAAGTTACAATGTCTTTGGACTTTTGGAGAAGACCctgagagaacatgcaaaccatACAGAAAGGCCCTGGCAGAGATTCGAAACGAGGATATTTTTTGCTGCAATGCAACCCTGTGAATATAAATGTGTAATGTGTCAAAGGAATTTAATAGAATCGGAAATAGCGTTTAATCATTGTGATGGAGAAGATTAGGGCAACTACACAGCATATCATGTGGTTTTAAAGTttggattatttattttattagtttttccgTATCACTGTATTACCACAGAACACACAACTTAATTTTCTTTACTTGTACAGTTTTTGCATGGGTCCCAACAAAAATGCCATGTGGTAGCAACCTTCATGCAGCTTCTAGGCCTATGGTTTTTTTGTTGTATAGTTCCTGAGTAAGAGCAAGGCAGGCGTCGTagctgatgatgatgaggaggaggggGAGCAGAAGGAAGAGGAGGTGTCCCAATGCAGTCAAGCCTTCCAAGTGGTTGGAACTGTCTGTGATCCATCCAATGAGCCCAGGCCGTATTTGCTGGAAGAATACTGTGTGAGTTATTTGATACAAGGCTGTCTTGTCAGATGGTTTCATGGGCAAGATCCTGACTGATTGATTCTGAGTTTATTCTGTCTTTCTGAAGCATCTTGACAGAGAGAACCTGCTGTCAAAGCTGATGGAGTGTCATGTTGTCATCTACAACATCAGCCAGGATGCTGAGCAGGTGGAGGAAGCTACCTGGGCTGTCAAAGGTAACCTCTCAAAGATCTTTTACAGTAATGCTGTATCATAAATTTAATTTGAACTCagtaattatttgtattttgcctTAGCAATGTTGTTTATGGATTAGTATGCAGTTGTTGCAGTTAATTATGTGATATGACGTTTAAAAAATTACAAAGTTTTGAAGATAAAGAGTAAAAATGTAAGACTTTGCTGAGGGAAGTAGCAACTTATATAAAGGGATGTGTATTTGCTACAGTTTTTGAGTAATACTCTGGATACACTTCATTCTGTAATATTGTCCTGTGGCGCCACACACTAGTGCTTTCCCAACTTTCCACATTTCTTGTCAgcaccattttctttttcaatttaaatgttttatcttacTTTCTCTCCTTTTCCCAACTTTCATGCACATTGGAGATCCAACATATTCAACTCAGAGTTCACTTCTTTAAATGAATTAAGATAGTTCTTCTACAAAGTTTAATTTACAACTGAAGGACAACCCCACATTATGCATATGGTGAATAATCAGTAAGTATGTATATTTTGAAGCACTGACCTGCTGTGATATTGAATGATTTATTATGTTTAAGATTTAGCTcttaaatgtcaaaaaaactTAGTTTGAATGTGAGGAATGGGTTTCTCCAACAACTGAAGCTtggcccaaactgggtcatcagcaGGAAAATGATTGAAAAACACCAGCAATATCTACAATAGAATGACTAAAAAGAAAGCCAAGGTTGTGCAATAGTCCAGTGAAACCAGAGGACTTTAACTAATTGTGGAAATTAGTAGTTTTGAAATTGAcagacaaaaatctgaaaagagctgtgtgtgtttgtattcaaCCCTCTTTACACTGATACCATTAAAAATAATCCAGTGCAACCGATTGTCTTCAGAGGTGTCCTAAATAAatagtccagctgtgtgtaattagtgtaaatccagctgttctgtgaaggcctcagaggtttgttagagaatatttgTAAACTGGATGTTAAAGACTGAAAAATAAAGCAGACAGCTCAGCGATAACCCTGTGAAGACGTTTTAAGCAGGATCGGGTTATGAATCAATATCGTATGTGTTGAACCGACAccacacatcaccctgaacatgcTTCATTTCCTtcgtgaaacatggtggtgtcatgctgtggggatacttttctttgCTAGGAAAACTAGTCAGAGAAGAATCAAGCTAAATAAATAGCAATATTGGAAGAAGAATTCACATTCCAGCAGCACAATGAATCCAGTCACACAAGGCAAGACTGAAAACTGTCAGGGTTTGAACTTTTTggacttttgtttgtgattttgtttactttagttagaTACTCTTGTTTAtggtttgtattcatgttgtttATTACCTTTGTTTTCTAATAGTTCTGGTTTCCTCTCGCCCTTGTTCCCTTGGTGTTGCTTTACTTAGAAtagtttcattattattatgattattagtTTTGTATCTTCCTTGgattctctgtgtttatttatgttaggtattttgttctccctcttgttaggtcagctttagttattgtttacatctttGTTTGTCCCCATGTTCCCTGCTTGGTTCTAGTTAATTCAGTCGGtgtggttttaggtttgtttacttttggaaTCAGTGTTTtcttatgggttctttgtttataGAACAAAGGTTCTATAAACCTAGGTTCTATAAAAAGGTTCTTAGGTTGCCAGTTCTTAGgtttttgttgttcttctgtttccaccagtttctctgtttccttcagttcttggttattctagatttcttatgcttcttttggttattttatctttgtctatagttttgcttaggtcTGAATCTCCTTGTTGTTATTAGTCCTTTCCTTCTTGATTTAGTCTTCATATTAGGTTCActtgctccctctgtctccctgtgtccatgtcacacctgttccctgtttctttgattatctgccctttgttaccctctcatgtctctctgtatattagttggtctgtgttctttgttccccgctggttccttctgttcgttcacactctgttctgccCGTTCACTACACCAGGACTAAGTTCTGTGTTTGCTTCGTTCCTGCAAAGAGTactcatgtaagtttttggattcaCTCATgttagtacctgcagtgtttttgctacgtttttggaatccttttgaataaagctgaagccttactacaacatgctgctgcccagctcttgtctgcactttggtccgacccaaacaCAGAACATGACAAAAACATGATCTTCACAAACACTTTTCATGGCTTTAGGTCTGCAAAACTGGTAGAGCAggtgtaactgcagcaaatggtGGTTTCTACAAAGTCTTTACACAGAGAGGGTGACTatatatgcatgccacacttttcagatttttgttggttaaaaatgtggaaaaccacatttcattttccatccacttcacaattatacactgcTACCTACGTTTCTGTTGGTCGATCTCATCAAGTCCTAATAAAATACCTTGAAGTTTGtaacaaaaagagaaatggTTTAAGGTGCTTTATGTCCTGATCTGAGACCTGTCACTTCTGGGACCTGAGAAGAAGAAATCTGTCAGCCAATTATCAGCATAACTGATGCAAAAATCAATATCCTGTGAGATTCTTTCCTGTGCTTCATTCACAGCTCTCCATAATCAGACAGAGAATTTTTCCAGTCCGAAGCTCTTTATCCTCGTCTCCTCTGTGATGACATGGGCCTCCAGCAGGCCCCTGGATCCAGTCAGTCGCCTTTAATTCTATTCTAGTTCTGTTCCTCCTAtactatataataataataatcgcATCTAGATGTAATTTTCCTGCAAAAAGCTATTGGCACTTGTTTCTTATTATCCCAGGATGATCCGGAGCTTCCCTTTACTGATGACATTTTCTACTGCAGAAGAGCTCATCCTAGCTTCAAACAGCACATCGACCTGGAGAAGACAGTGGTGAAAATCGGCAAATCTGTGCGGTCATGTTTCACCTGTTAGATTCTGGTTCTCCGTCTAGCAGATGAGAGGGACTGATGATGTTGGACGGGTTCTGTTTACAGAACAGAGAGATTTTCTCCACCTATGTGGTGGCATCAGGCCTGCAGTATGGAATGGGAGAAGAGATCTTCCACTACTTCTTCAAGGTCCCATCACAAAGCAGAAACCAACTCTCCACAGTTTCAGCTCAGACATACTTATACTTTGCTGATTGATTAATGCCCCCTACTGGTCACTAATAATAATTTATCTGCTGAAATGTTAATTAGGATACAGATAAATCTAAATAGCTGGATTTGTGAaataatgtgtgttttttaggAATCATGGCTGGGAAAGGAAACTGAAATATCTGTGTTTGGAGATGGGAATAACGTCATTCCCACCATCCACATCAGAGACCTGGCTAGGTAATTCCTCTCAGCAGATGTGGACAGACATGCAAGTCTCTAAATAATCACCACTTTGATAATGTGTGTGTTGCAGCGTGCTCCAGAATGTAATCGATAATCAGCCCAGACCTTACTACCTGCTGGCTGTGGACTCGTCTCACTGCAGCATGGAGGAGCTGGTGAAGGTGAGGAAAAATCTGGAGCTTATCCCTCTGAAAGAGTTAAAGAAACTAACCTGTGTTTGCTGATGTTCTCTCCAGGCCGTCACCTTTGTTCTGGGACCTGGAAAGATTCGGAAAAGGCCTTTTGAGGACATCTATTTGATCCAGGACTTGAGTGTATGTTGTtttgacaaaagaagaacaaacatgAGGACATGAAGACACAGAGCATGAATTCTGCTGCTGTCTACACGTTTGAAATCTTAGCTGATGCCTCATTTCTACCTGACAGATGAGGGAAATTGATTCCTTCCGGGTCAACCTACAGATGGAAGCAGTAATCATCAACAAACTTTTCTCCATCAACTGGCATTGTGAGTCTGGTCTGGTGGACAATGTGGAgctggtggtggaggagtaccGACAGGCTCGGGGGCTTCTGGTGGGCTACAAGTGCAGATTCaatcccacatagtgtttctgTCATAGAATAGTGCTCGAATGgctttgttgtgttttctttgcaGCCTCTTCGGCTGTGCATCCTGGGTCCTCCTGCAGTCGGGAAAAGCAGCTTGTCCACAGAGATCTGTCAGCACTACAAACTCCATCACATTACTTTAAAGGAAACCCTCTCTGAGGCCATCACCCGGCTGGTGAGCCGCCGTGTCTCACCAATAGTTCAAATTCAAGTTTATCACATTTGAACTCTGTTTGATCCTTGATCAGGAAGAAGCTGTGAAGAATCCTGATCCTGATGCTGAGGACTCCGCA
This genomic window contains:
- the ak7b gene encoding LOW QUALITY PROTEIN: adenylate kinase 7 (The sequence of the model RefSeq protein was modified relative to this genomic sequence to represent the inferred CDS: inserted 2 bases in 1 codon), coding for MSEPQQEKRKSTPKRIFLNRVDSYSSRNIAKFLSKSKAGVVADDDEEEGEQKEEEVSQCSQAFQVVGTVCDPSNEPRPYLLEEYCHLDRENLLSKLMECHVVIYNISQDAEQVEEATWAVKALHNQTENFSSPKLFILVSSVMTWASSRPLDPDDPELPFTDDIFYCRRAHPSFKQHIDLEKTVVKIGKSNREIFSTYVVASGLQYGMGEEIFHYFFKESWLGKETEISVFGDGNNVIPTIHIRDLASVLQNVIDNQPRPYYLLAVDSSHCSMEELVKAVTFVLGPGKIRKRPFEDIYLIQDLSMREIDSFRVNLQMEAVIINKLFSINWHCESGLVDNVELVVEEYRQARGLLPLRLCILGPPAVGKSSLSTEICQHYKLHHITLKETLSEAITRLEEAVKNPDPDAEDSAAKAQELLQSLHDSVENDEEQIKLLRDKLMSNPCRNQGYVLDDFPNTYEQANELFEEDQDESSSSRRIMPEFLLCLDASDSFLTDRVINLPEEVVQELDYEPEQFLSRLAIYRGNNQEDKTVLNFFEELDVRLLYLEVTGSEEPASSLLMERIFSTLGPPRTYSPSCQEIVEQKRRKAEEKMRREAEERAEEEQREEEEARSRTACWEEWTQSSEEAMLREEQDLENLTVQMRSYLMEHVMPTLSQGLIECCRAQPPDPLDFLAEYLFRNNPLDHPXSREDSSVNRGVPVLFD